Part of the Sulfuricurvum kujiense DSM 16994 genome, TTTACGGGTAATCGACGTATCCGCCTGGGAAAACTCTTGAAAAAGTTTATTTTGCGCTTCGGCGTTCATCCCTATTCCCGTATCTTCCACGCTAAATTGCAGACGAATATCCTCTTCATTTTCATCCGTTGATATCACTCGGATACCGATATGTCCCGATTCGGTAAATTTGACGGCATTGCCGACCAAATTGGTCAAAATTTGTGTCAAACGGAGCGCATCACCGATCATGACATTCTCATTTAGCTGAATATCATAGGTAAGTATAATCCCTTTTTGAACCGCCTGAAATTCAAAAAGACTCATGATATTTTGGATAACGTTGTTGAGTTCAAAGGGTTTATTTTCCAAATCAAATTTTCCCGCTTCAATTTTTGAATAGTCGAGAATATCGTTAATAATATCCAGCAAAGCATGGGAAGAGAGGTTCGATTTTTCGAGAAAATCGCGTTGTTTCGGTTCCAGATCGGTTTTCAGGACCAATTCGGTCAATCCGATAATACCGTTGAGCGGCGTTCGGATCTCATGAGACATATTGGCCAAAAAGTCGGCTTTCGCTTTTGCGGCCGTTTCAGCCGCCTCTTTGGCTTTTTCCAGCTCTAATTGGCGTTCTTTTTGTTCCGTAATATCAATGCCGATCGTCGTAACGTACTGCATTTGCCCTTTTTCATCGAGGACCAGAGCGTTTGACCACTCGAACATCCGTTCTATGCCGTCTTTGGAGACCCATGCATTTTGAAAACTTCGGGTAATCGTCCCCTTCCGTGCATTACTAATAATATTGACGACTTTGTCGTGCATCTCCGGCGGAAGAAATCTTGCCCAGAAATACGGTTCTGAAGCGATTTCTTGCTGCGTAAACCCGGTAAAACGTTCTCCGTAAGGATTAATATTGATCATTACCCCGTCCCGGTTTAACATCGCAATAATGGCGTTGGCGCTTTCAACCAATGTCTTATTGATGCTTTTTTCAAAAAGCAATTTGTTTTCAAGCTCATTTCGCTGGATAATGTCCTCTTTGAGTTTTGCCACCACACCGTTTAATGTCTTGTTCCGTTCTATAATTCGTTTATGCATATGATGCAGTGTCTTGGATAGAACCGCAATTTCCTCCCCTGTCGTTTCGCTATTTACACTCTGGGCATCTTCATCTTTCGCAATTCTTTGAGCATAAAAGGTCAATTCATTCAACGCGTTTGTCAGCTTGTGTCCGATAATGTAAGAGACAAGAGTGCTGATCGTCATCTCTATCATGATCAGCAATAATGTCAAATCCCTGTTATCGTCGATAATCTTCAAACTATCGGTTATTTCAAAGAGGATCTTCGCCTCGCCGATTTGCTCGTTATCGATCTTAATCGGTGCGGATACCAGCCTAAAGACCCGTCCGTTTTTCTCTATATTTCCCGATAGGGTATCAAATCGGTCAAGATTGATTTGCATATCAGTGCTGACATTACAGAGCAGACGCTGTTTTTTATCAAGTATTTTGACTGCGACAATATTTTTCAACTTTACAAAGCTATCTGCTTGATTGTCCAATGCCCCCAAATCATAAACGATTAACGGCGTTTTGGCCATTTCGGTAAAAAGGGCCGTTGCCGTTTCGATTTTCTCTTCTATCAACGAGTGTGAGAGCTTTGAAAGCGACATAAAATTGAAAAAGACGATCAAAGAGATAAAAAGGAGTTCTATGCTTAAAAAAGCGAGGATAAAACGGTACCGGAAGGACAGACGCATTCATTACTCTTCAATCGAAGACATGGAATGGGCGAGACCGCGCACACTGTCATACTCGCCGTCATCCGTTTTTTTCAAACGCTTCATACTCAATGAGATAACCAGTTCCTGAGGCATTTGCAAAAGCGCGTTTTCCATTTTTTTCTTCAGGTTCTTAGAGAGAGAACGGTGAAACGCGAACGGATGGCTGGGATAGGATCTGGTTCTATAGATTATGAGGAGAGAATCTTTTGACTTTTTGTCCTGCAAATCGTTAAATGTCCGCTCGATTCCCCCCCCGCATCTCCGATTTTCCGTGCTACCCCTTTATAAACCGACTCATGGGAGTTTACATAGCGGTATTGTTTCTCTTTATTAATGTCTATGTTGTATTTTTTGAGTAGCTCATATTTTACAAGAAGCGTTGCGGCAAAAGCATCGGGAGCAGGGAACAGAAACTCTTTCCCTTTTAACATCGAAATATCGCGTATACCGTCCTCTTTTCGGACGACTACGATTCCCACCACATTTTTCTCATCGCGGATTAGCGCATCATACCCTTCCCGTTTATGGGCGATTACATAATGGTATGGACTCATATAGGCTATATCGTACCCGCCGTTGTACACTACTTTCTCAAACTCGGGGATCGAGTGCTCGACTTTCAGCGCTATTTTCTCTCCCGTACTCTTTTCAAGATAATTGATTACAGGCTGCCATTTTTTGATCACTTCCATCGAACTTTGCTGAGGAACGACACCGAACTTCAGTACGTCCGCATGGCTGATACTCATGAAAAAAGCGTGCATAAAAAAAAGTGCGATATAGTGCATCTATGCCTCTCTGTCTCTCTAGCTATAAATGATTATATCACGCTAAAGCCCGATCTAAACGCATATCGTCTAAGAAATAAGTTTTTTTTGCACGGCTGTGTTATTATTTTCCCTATGATACATTTGTCTCCCGAAGCACGTCTCAGCATCATCCTCCCCAACACCAACAAAGCCCTCTCCGAGGCGATAAAAAATGCCACTCCCGAACAGCTCGAAACGCTCAAAGAGGGAAAAGACATCAAATCCCTCCTCACCTCGGTATTTCAGGACAAAACAACCGCTTCGAAATCGGACCAGAGCCTCCTTGATCTGCTGAAAAACTCTTCGGCGTTTAAAAATATGGGGAATTTCAGCGACAGCCTGCAGACGCTCGTCAAAGAACTTAAAACGTCTCCCGATACGGCACAGAAAAGTGCCGTTTTTGAACATTTTCTCAAAAATATAACAACGATCGATCCTAAAAATCTCAAAAACCAAATCACATCCAGCGGCGTGTTCATGGAGTCCAAATTTGCTTCGGCCCTGCAAAAAATGCCCGATCTCATCCAGACACTCGAACAGATCAAAACAGTTCTCGCAAAAATTCCCAAAAATGACGCACAAACCCTTCTGAGTAACATTACGGCCCTTTTGGATAATCCCGTTTTGTCCAAAGCCGCCTCCCATCCCCAAAGTGCATTCCAGCTCTCTGAGGGGCTGAAGAAAGTGTCCGATATCCTGCAGAGCCTGATTGCCAAAAAAGATCCCCTCTACTCCGCGGAAGTCACGGCCCTTACTCAAAAGCTTGAGCAGACAGCTGCCCTCTCGGAGATCAGAACTACCCTCTCACAGCTGTACGGAGCACTGTTATCGAGCAAAACCCCCGATACAGATGCTCTTCTGGATTCCATTGAAAAACTTCTCAAAAATATTAACAATTCCCCTGCCGAAGAGGTTAAAACGTTTGCACAGCAGCTTCGCAATGCGCAAGAAGGCGATACGGCCAAAGAGCTCCCGCCTCTTATCACCAAACTCGGAGAGTTCACGAATCCCAAAGAACTTGTTATTGAAACCTTTCTCAAAGAATCCATGGCGGATGATTTAAAATCCAATCTTCTCTCGTTGCACGAAGAGTTGAGCAAATCGGACGATCCGTCCGCTCAAAAACTTTTGGAACATACCGACAAGCTCCTCACCCAGATCGATTACCATCAGCTTCTCTCCCATCTAGGCTCGTCCAATTCGATCTATTTCCCTTTCGCATGGGATCAGCTCCAAGAAGGGACATTGGCGTTTAAAAAAACGAAAGAAAAAAAATTCTACTGTGATATCCATCTGAAACTCAAAGAGTTCGGCGAACTCGATCTTATGATGGCCCTATATGACGATAATCAGCTCGACATTCAGGCACATACCGAAAAAGCGGAGCTTAAAGATCTGATATACGAAAATATCGCCGAACTGCGTTCCCTTCTCATCAAATCGGGTCTTACCCCCCGTTCTATCCGGATATATGAAGCGACGGAAACCAAAACACCCCTCAATGATACGTATCATTCTTCTGAGGGATCGGATATGGGATTTGAGGTAAAAGTATGAAAAAAGCGGTGGCCCTGCGCTACGACCGAACGAAAGAAGATGCTCCCCGCGTCGTCGCAAAAGGAAAAGGTGCAAGTGCGGAAAATATTATCAAAATAGCCGAGCTCCACAATCTCCCCATCCACAAAGATGAAGATCTGGTCGAACTCTTAAGTAAGGTAGAACTCGATAAAGAGATCCCTGAAAAGCTCTATGTCGCCGTTGTCGAAGTATTCGGTTTTATTTATAAAATCACCAATCCGCGCTAAATCGCTTCAGCGTTTACGCACGAAAACGGCCTAAATTCTGATTGAGCCCCTCCGCCACTTTATACAGATGCTCTGCCGTCGTCGCAATCTCTTCGACACTCCGTGCATTAGCTCTGGCCAGTTCGTTGATTGCCGCGAGTCTTTGCGAAATCCCTTCAATCTCTTTTGTATTCACGTCTGCATCTACGACCAGTTTTTTAATCGCTTCGCTCGTTTGATTCACGACACCGGACGTCAGTCCGATCCGCTCGCCGACTGTATGCGATTTTTCTCCGAGTTTTTCAATACTTTTGGCATTTTTCTCCATCTGTACCGCCGCTTCTTCGATAGAAGAGACGATTAGGGAAATCGTTACGTCGGTTTGGGTCAAACTACCCTGCGTCCGTTCAGCCAATTTTCGTACCTCATCGGCAACAACGGCAAAACCTCGACCGTGTTCTCCTGCCCGTGCCGCTTCGATCGCCGCATTCAGTGCCAATAAATTGGTCTGATCGGCGATATCGCCGATAACGGATAAGACTTCTCGTATTTGGCGTGCATTATTCGCCAGCTCGTGAATTTTGCTTGCAAATTGCCCTTCTACTTCCACGCTGTGATTGATCATTTCTATCATCGCTATCAGCTCATCTCTGGAGACACGAAGCATTTCACTGGCCTCAACTACCTCATTGCATGTCGTTTCGTTATCACGTTTTGCTCGAACCAAATGGGAAATAATTTGCTCCGTTGTACGATAAATCGCATCCAGTTGGCTCGATTCATCCTCCATACGGCGCCCGATAGCCATAGAGGTGTTTGAAAGTTCGGTCGCCACCGACGCATTTTCATCCGATGCCCCTTTCGCATTTTGAACCATGGTTTGAATTGCCGCGATAAAAGCGTTAATCGATCCGGCGGCTTGTGCCGGTTCATCCGATCCATTGATCGCTAAACGCTTTGTCAAATCCCCGTTCCCGCCGGCAAGCTCTTCGGCCATAGCCTGCATCAATGAAAGTTTATTCCCGATGGAACGCTGTATCGCAATCAGCAATCCCGTCATAATCACGATTAACAAAGCGATTCCGATCCCTTTTTTAATCACCACATCTAAAAACTCATCGTTAACGTCATCTACATATACACCCGTTCCGACGATCCATCCCCATGCAGGAAATGCACGGACAAACGTCAGTTTCGGCAGCGGAGTCTCCGAATCGGGTTTCGGCCACATATACGAGACATATCCCTCTTTGCTTTCTTTGGCTACCTGAGCAAATTCGACAAAAAGCTGTTTCCCCTCCGGGTCTTTTATATCGGAGAGATCGGTATTGTCCAATGCCGGCTTGATCGGATGCATGACCCCCTGCACCTGATTATTCAAAATAAAAAAATACTCTTTTTCGTTATAACGAAGTGCTTTAATATGTTCTTTTGCCGCATCCTGTGCCTGCTTCAGATTCATTCGCCCGGCATTTACCTCACCTTCATAGTAGGAAAGAAGGGAACTGACCGTATCGATCTGAGTAGTGAGCATCATTTTTTTGGCTTCCATCAGTTCGTGTTTCGTTGATACAAACGAATCAACCGTGATTACAATGACCGCCAATGAAACCATCAGCGAAACCAGCATCAATTTGGTTTTAATCGTTATCTTATCCATTGCTACATCCTTAACGAAGATTTGTATAATTTTTACGCGAATTATAAATCTGCTGTGTAGCACCAGTATAGCATTTCTAAAAAATTGTATATCTAACAATTAATAAAAAAAAATTATTTTTTTAGTGGATG contains:
- a CDS encoding methyl-accepting chemotaxis protein, translating into MDKITIKTKLMLVSLMVSLAVIVITVDSFVSTKHELMEAKKMMLTTQIDTVSSLLSYYEGEVNAGRMNLKQAQDAAKEHIKALRYNEKEYFFILNNQVQGVMHPIKPALDNTDLSDIKDPEGKQLFVEFAQVAKESKEGYVSYMWPKPDSETPLPKLTFVRAFPAWGWIVGTGVYVDDVNDEFLDVVIKKGIGIALLIVIMTGLLIAIQRSIGNKLSLMQAMAEELAGGNGDLTKRLAINGSDEPAQAAGSINAFIAAIQTMVQNAKGASDENASVATELSNTSMAIGRRMEDESSQLDAIYRTTEQIISHLVRAKRDNETTCNEVVEASEMLRVSRDELIAMIEMINHSVEVEGQFASKIHELANNARQIREVLSVIGDIADQTNLLALNAAIEAARAGEHGRGFAVVADEVRKLAERTQGSLTQTDVTISLIVSSIEEAAVQMEKNAKSIEKLGEKSHTVGERIGLTSGVVNQTSEAIKKLVVDADVNTKEIEGISQRLAAINELARANARSVEEIATTAEHLYKVAEGLNQNLGRFRA
- a CDS encoding EscU/YscU/HrcU family type III secretion system export apparatus switch protein; translated protein: MKKAVALRYDRTKEDAPRVVAKGKGASAENIIKIAELHNLPIHKDEDLVELLSKVELDKEIPEKLYVAVVEVFGFIYKITNPR
- a CDS encoding flagellar hook-length control protein FliK; translation: MIHLSPEARLSIILPNTNKALSEAIKNATPEQLETLKEGKDIKSLLTSVFQDKTTASKSDQSLLDLLKNSSAFKNMGNFSDSLQTLVKELKTSPDTAQKSAVFEHFLKNITTIDPKNLKNQITSSGVFMESKFASALQKMPDLIQTLEQIKTVLAKIPKNDAQTLLSNITALLDNPVLSKAASHPQSAFQLSEGLKKVSDILQSLIAKKDPLYSAEVTALTQKLEQTAALSEIRTTLSQLYGALLSSKTPDTDALLDSIEKLLKNINNSPAEEVKTFAQQLRNAQEGDTAKELPPLITKLGEFTNPKELVIETFLKESMADDLKSNLLSLHEELSKSDDPSAQKLLEHTDKLLTQIDYHQLLSHLGSSNSIYFPFAWDQLQEGTLAFKKTKEKKFYCDIHLKLKEFGELDLMMALYDDNQLDIQAHTEKAELKDLIYENIAELRSLLIKSGLTPRSIRIYEATETKTPLNDTYHSSEGSDMGFEVKV
- a CDS encoding hybrid sensor histidine kinase/response regulator; protein product: MRLSFRYRFILAFLSIELLFISLIVFFNFMSLSKLSHSLIEEKIETATALFTEMAKTPLIVYDLGALDNQADSFVKLKNIVAVKILDKKQRLLCNVSTDMQINLDRFDTLSGNIEKNGRVFRLVSAPIKIDNEQIGEAKILFEITDSLKIIDDNRDLTLLLIMIEMTISTLVSYIIGHKLTNALNELTFYAQRIAKDEDAQSVNSETTGEEIAVLSKTLHHMHKRIIERNKTLNGVVAKLKEDIIQRNELENKLLFEKSINKTLVESANAIIAMLNRDGVMININPYGERFTGFTQQEIASEPYFWARFLPPEMHDKVVNIISNARKGTITRSFQNAWVSKDGIERMFEWSNALVLDEKGQMQYVTTIGIDITEQKERQLELEKAKEAAETAAKAKADFLANMSHEIRTPLNGIIGLTELVLKTDLEPKQRDFLEKSNLSSHALLDIINDILDYSKIEAGKFDLENKPFELNNVIQNIMSLFEFQAVQKGIILTYDIQLNENVMIGDALRLTQILTNLVGNAVKFTESGHIGIRVISTDENEEDIRLQFSVEDTGIGMNAEAQNKLFQEFSQADTSITRKYGGSGLGLAISKQLVQMMGGDIWVESEEGIGSRFIFTTVFGKIRSSVYRSFEKKTARSQSDVDDIRGARILLAEDNGINQIVVVEMLENADLIVDVAANGKEAVEQAQSHLYDLILMDLQMPVMDGFEAAKAIRAIPEYKDVPIIALSAAVMQQDKEFTSAAGMNEHLSKPVDYDALIEVLIRWIKPRQRGYDFSENKKNVIAHEEIFGTIEGIDLKELSNRIGNNGEKIKRYLLYFCNEYENFESRIDFSNLKMAPFKHLIHTMKGASGNLSMFKVYALVNDIENSDDAKEIEGLTFRLIAAIHDVIEAIRSFYQERVPDEMNESYTPDEIKTTINAVMEDLAQSAVIDSERIVLLERMLSEISDADSRKKVIEYLNSYQYDNALRMLQNIVGSIG